The Impatiens glandulifera chromosome 8, dImpGla2.1, whole genome shotgun sequence genome includes a window with the following:
- the LOC124912882 gene encoding receptor-like protein kinase codes for MGGYLKAKPMDNGGQGQGHGLDSPWFNLAAALKPLASWTFWRRLEPLHSIEKPVFFRNEIPKTIIAKFETRLTRSIPSQQPLNLCLNKQLKRLNMGFNFLQGSIPPDVGLCSRLILKENNLSGIVPFFVENKNLLYMNLGGNSLSGMIPSSLGNLSGITEIDFSMNKLTGVVSSELFGNMVNLGRLNISYNRLEGLLPSDQLSNCTELFDLDLSYNLFNGSIPSFAFRSLKKLSTLNLNGNKLVGGLPAFLLFEIDSLLNLQLGGNMLGGSFPSFEMEATQHHLKRLNVSWNGMTGEIKELGRLSELEELDISHNNLTGTLSYIGGTGPKFVKLNVSYNHFSGQIPETLLKVANSFPYSFVGNSGLCLICLLPTINNSSCHENPILKSCSRKTPSSSTTKIVLIAIGSSVVLIIILVGCFMCFFQRKRKNRDDSNLVDEEEGASSELNRIMLATENLDDKYLIGKGAHGKVYKVSLPSPDHVKQEGVVHYAAKKLVFSGSIRKSMVREIETVGRVRHKNLVKLENFWLRKEYGLILYQYMENGSLHDVLHEISPPRNLEWNVIAIGVANGLSYLHHDCDPPIVHKDIKPMNILLDLDMEPHISDFGIAKLLLLDHDQSTAPIQSNAVLGTIGYIAPENAFSINNFSTKSDVYSFGVVLLELITRKKVLDPYFSEKSGSTSGDIVGWVRSVWSSTTQEEVEQVAMRIVDSSMMMLINHELLDKIIEVLVLALRCTEKEPKQRPTMREVVKMLQHAKY; via the exons ATGGGAGGATACCTCAAGGCAAAGCCAATGGATAATGGAG GGCAAGGCCAAGGGCATGGTCTCGACTCTCCCTGGTTCAATCTAGCAGCTGCCTTAAAGCCCCTCGCTTCTTGGACATTTTGGCGCAGGTTGGAGCCCCTTCATTCAATCGAAAAGCCGGTCTTCTTCCGTAATGAAATTCCAAAGACAATAATTGCCAAGTTTGAAACCAGACTAACGCGCTCCATTCCTTCT CAACAACCACTAAATCTTTGTTTGAACAAGCAGTTGAAGAGGTTGAATATGGGTTTTAACTTTCTTCAAGGCAGCATACCTCCAGATGTAGGACTCTGTTCTAGACTTATACTCAAAGAAAACAACCTTTCTGGAATTGTTCCGTTTTTCGTGGAAAACAAAAACCTTTTATACATGAATCTTGGTGGTAATAGCTTGTCGGGCATGATTCCTTCCAGCTTGGGGAACTTATCTGGCATTACAGAGATTGATTTTTCAATGAACAAGTTGACGGGTGTTGTGTCATCTGAATTATTTGGAAACATGGTTAATCTTGGAAGATTGAATATTTCTTACAATCGGTTGGAAGGTTTGTTGCCATCTGATCAACTGTCAAACTGTACTGAATTGTTTGACCTTGATTTGAGTTACAATCTTTTCAATGGTTCTATACCCTCTTTTGCTTTTAGAAGCTTGAAGAAGTTGTCTACACTGAATCTCAATGGTAACAAACTAGTTGGAGGTCTTCCTgcttttttgttatttgaaattgattccCTTTTGAATCTGCAGTTGGGCGGGAATATGTTGGGTGGGAGCTTTCCTTCGTTCGAAATGGAAGCAACACAACATCATTTGAAAAGACTAAATGTTAGCTGGAATGGTATGACAGGTGAGATTAAGGAACTAGGAAGATTGAGTGAATTGGAGGAGTTGGACATATCTCACAACAATTTGACAGGGACTTTGTCTTACATTGGTGGAACCGGGCCCAAGTTTGTTAAACTGAATGTTTCTTACAACCATTTCAGTGGCCAGATACCTGAAACATTGTTGAAGGTTGCCAATTCATTCCCTTATTCTTTTGTTGGGAATTCAGGTCTTTGTTTGATATGTCTTCTTCCTACAATCAACAACTCAAGTTGCCATGAAAATCCCATATTAAAGTCTTGCAGCCGGAAAACACCTTCTTCTTCTACTACTAAAATTGTTTTGATAGCTATTGGATCGTCAGTTGTTCTCATCATCATCCTTGTAGGATGTTTCATGTGTTTCTTtcagaggaagaggaagaaccgaGATGATAGTAACTTGGTAGATGAAGAAGAGGGTGCATCCTCTGAACTGAATAGAATAATGTTAGCTACTGAGAATCTGGATGATAAATACTTGATTGGAAAAGGCGCCCATGGAAAGGTATATAAAGTTTCACTCCCAAGTCCAGATCATGTTAAACAAGAGGGTGTGGTGCATTATGCTGCAAAGAAGCTGGTTTTTTCAGGATCAATAAGAAAAAGTATGGTGAGGGAGATCGAGACAGTTGGGAGGGTGAGGCATAAAAACCTCGTGAAGTTGGAAAATTTCTGGTTGAGAAAGGAATACGGTTTGATCTTATACCAATATATGGAAAACGGAAGCCTTCATGATGTGCTCCATGAGATAAGTCCACCTCGGAACTTGGAGTGGAATGT AATTGCAATTGGAGTAGCTAATGGATTGTCGTATCTTCACCACGATTGTGATCCTCCGATAGTGCATAAGGATATCAAACCAATGAATATATTGTTGGATTTGGACATGGAGCCTCATATATCTGATTTTGGCATTGCcaagcttcttcttcttgatcatGATCAATCCACAGCCCCAATTCAATCCAATGCAGTTCTAGGCACAATTGGCTATATAGCAccag AAAATGCATTTAGCATCAACAACTTTAGCACAAAATCAGATGTGTATAGTTTTGGAGTGGTCTTATTGGAGTTGATAACAAGAAAGAAGGTATTAGATCCTTATTTCTCCGAGAAGTCAGGATCTACATCAGGGGACATAGTAGGTTGGGTGAGATCTGTATGGAGCAGCACTACTCAAGAAGAAGTAGAACAAGTAGCAATGAGGATAGTGGATTCAAGTATGATGATGCTGATCAATCATGAATTGttggataaaa